In Peromyscus eremicus chromosome 2, PerEre_H2_v1, whole genome shotgun sequence, a single genomic region encodes these proteins:
- the Ccnl2 gene encoding cyclin-L2 isoform X1 — protein sequence MAASAAGASVLAGPALAAGSSGSGGAVPGSQGVLIGDRLYSGVLITLENCLLPDDKLRFTPSMSSGLDIDTETGLRVVGCELIQAAGILLRLPQVAMATGQVLFQRFFYTKSFVKHSMEHVSMACVHLASKIEEAPRRIRDVINVFHRLRHLREKKKPVPLVLDQEYVNLKNQIIKAERRVLKELGFCVHVKHPHKIIVMYLQVLECERNQHLVQTAWNYMNDSLRTDVFVRFQPESIACACIYLAARTLEIPLPNRPHWFLLFGATEDEIQEICFKILQLYTRKKVDLTHLESEVEKRKHAIEEAKARARGLLPGSAPVLDSAAGFSPAPKLVESPKEGKGNKSSPLSLKNAKRKVEGPKKAKADSPVNGLPKAHESRSQSRSREQSYSRSPSASPKRRKSGSASTSGGSKSQSRSRSRSDSPPRQVHRGAPYKGSEVRTSRKSKDCKYLTQKPHKSRSRSSSRSRSRSRERTDNSGKYKKKSHYYRDQRRERSRSYERTGHRYERDHPAHSRHRR from the exons ATGGCGGCGTCGGCAGCCGGGGCTTCGGTGTTGGCGGGTCCTGCGTTGGCGGCCGGCTCTTCCGGCTCGGGGGGAGCCGTCCCAGGGTCTCAGGGGGTACTGATCGGTGACAGGCTATACTCAGGCGTGCTCATCACTTTGGAGAACTGCCTGCTGCCCGACGACAAGCTTCGCTTCACGCCATCCATGTCGAGCGGTCTCGATATCGACACAGAGACCGGCCTCCGCGTGGTGGGCTGCGAGCTCATCCAGGCAGCCGGCATCCTGCTTCGCCTGCCGCAG GTGGCCATGGCTACAGGGCAGGTGTTGTTCCAGCGATTCTTTTATACTAAGTCCTTCGTGAAACATTCCATGGAG CATGTGTCCATGGCTTGTGTTCACCTGGCTTCCAAAATAGAAGAGGCTCCAAGACGAATCAGGGATGTCATCAATGTATTCCATCGCCTTCGGCATCTAAGAGAGAAAAA GAAACCTGTGCCTCTAGTGCTGGATCAAGAGTATGTTAATTTAAAGAACCAGATTATAAAGGCAGAAAGACGGGTTCTCAAGGAGCTGGGCTTTTGTGTCCATGTGAAGCACCCTCATAAG ATAATCGTTATGTACCTTCAGGTGTTAGAGTGTGAGCGTAATCAACACCTGGTCCAGACTGCATG GAACTACATGAATGACAGCCTTCGCACAGATGTCTTTGTGCGGTTCCAACCTGAGAGCATTGCTTGTGCCTGTATCTACCTCGCTGCCCGGACACTGGAG ATCCCTTTACCCAATCGTCCACattggtttcttttgtttggagcaactGAAGACGAAATTCAAGAAATTTGCTTTAAAATCCTGCAGCTTTATACACGGAAAAAG GTTGATTTGACACACCTAGAAAGTGAggtggaaaagagaaagcatgccATCGAAGAGGCCAAGGCACGAGCTAGGGGGCTGCTACCCGGGAGTGCTCCAGTTCTGGACAGTGCTGCAGGGTTCTCACCTGCTCCCAAGCTGG TAGAATCTCCCAAAGAAGGTAAAGGAAACAAGTCTTCCCCACTCTCTTTGAAGAATGCCAAACGGAAAGTGGAGGGCCCAAAGAAAGCCAAGGCAGACAGCCCTGTGAATGG CTTGCCAAAAGCGCACGAGAGTCGAAGTCAGAGCAGGAGTCGTGAACAGAGCTACTCAAGATCCCCGTCTGCTTCTCCAAAGAGAAG GAAAAGTGGCAGCGCCTCTACCTCAGGGGGGTCCAAGTCACAGAGTCGTTCTCGGAGCCGCAGTGactctcctccaaggcaagtacACCGTGGTGCTCCCTACAAAGGCTCAGAAGTGAGGACCTCCCGGAAATCTAAGGACTGCAAGTACCTCACCCAGAAGCCACACAAGTCTCGTAGCCGAAGCTCCTCTCGTTCTCGAAGCCGGTCACGAGAGCGGACAGACAATTCTGGAAAATACAAGAAGAAAAGTCATTACTATAGAGATCAAAGACGAGAGCGTTCACGGTCCTATGAGCGCACAGGCCATCGCTATGAGCGGGACCACCCTGCACACAGCAGACATCGGAGGTGA
- the Mrpl20 gene encoding large ribosomal subunit protein bL20m, translated as MVFLTTRLWLRNRLTDRFCRVQEVLKHAQHFRGRKNRCYRLAVRAVTRAFVKCTQARRLKKRNLRTLWTNRITAASQEHGLQYPAFIVNLIKCQVELNRKVLVDLAIYEPKTFKSLAALAKRRQQEGFAAALGDGKEPEGIFSRVMRYH; from the exons ATGGTATTCCTTACAACGCGGCTCTGGCTACGGAACCGCCTCACGGACCGCTTTTGTCGGGTTCAGGAGGTGTTGAAACATGCTCAG CATTTTAGGGGAAGGAAGAATCGCTGCTACCGGCTGGCAGTCAGGGCGGTGACCAGAGCTTTCGTTAAGTGTACGCAGGCCCGCAGACTGAAGAAGAGGAACCTGAGGACC CTCTGGACTAATCGAATTACAGCTGCCTCCCAGGAACATGGCTTACAGTACCCAGCATTCATTGTCAACTTAATTAAG TGCCAGGTGGAGCTCAACAGGAAAGTACTTGTGGACCTGGCCATCTATGAACCAAAGACTTTTAAATCTTTGGCAGCTTTGGCTAAGAGGAGGCAGCAGGAAGGATTTGCTGCAGCTTTGGGGGATGGAAAGGAGCCTGAGGGCATCTTTTCCAGAGTGATGCGGTACCACTGA
- the Ccnl2 gene encoding cyclin-L2 isoform X3, protein MNDSLRTDVFVRFQPESIACACIYLAARTLEIPLPNRPHWFLLFGATEDEIQEICFKILQLYTRKKVDLTHLESEVEKRKHAIEEAKARARGLLPGSAPVLDSAAGFSPAPKLVESPKEGKGNKSSPLSLKNAKRKVEGPKKAKADSPVNGLPKAHESRSQSRSREQSYSRSPSASPKRRKSGSASTSGGSKSQSRSRSRSDSPPRQVHRGAPYKGSEVRTSRKSKDCKYLTQKPHKSRSRSSSRSRSRSRERTDNSGKYKKKSHYYRDQRRERSRSYERTGHRYERDHPAHSRHRR, encoded by the exons ATGAATGACAGCCTTCGCACAGATGTCTTTGTGCGGTTCCAACCTGAGAGCATTGCTTGTGCCTGTATCTACCTCGCTGCCCGGACACTGGAG ATCCCTTTACCCAATCGTCCACattggtttcttttgtttggagcaactGAAGACGAAATTCAAGAAATTTGCTTTAAAATCCTGCAGCTTTATACACGGAAAAAG GTTGATTTGACACACCTAGAAAGTGAggtggaaaagagaaagcatgccATCGAAGAGGCCAAGGCACGAGCTAGGGGGCTGCTACCCGGGAGTGCTCCAGTTCTGGACAGTGCTGCAGGGTTCTCACCTGCTCCCAAGCTGG TAGAATCTCCCAAAGAAGGTAAAGGAAACAAGTCTTCCCCACTCTCTTTGAAGAATGCCAAACGGAAAGTGGAGGGCCCAAAGAAAGCCAAGGCAGACAGCCCTGTGAATGG CTTGCCAAAAGCGCACGAGAGTCGAAGTCAGAGCAGGAGTCGTGAACAGAGCTACTCAAGATCCCCGTCTGCTTCTCCAAAGAGAAG GAAAAGTGGCAGCGCCTCTACCTCAGGGGGGTCCAAGTCACAGAGTCGTTCTCGGAGCCGCAGTGactctcctccaaggcaagtacACCGTGGTGCTCCCTACAAAGGCTCAGAAGTGAGGACCTCCCGGAAATCTAAGGACTGCAAGTACCTCACCCAGAAGCCACACAAGTCTCGTAGCCGAAGCTCCTCTCGTTCTCGAAGCCGGTCACGAGAGCGGACAGACAATTCTGGAAAATACAAGAAGAAAAGTCATTACTATAGAGATCAAAGACGAGAGCGTTCACGGTCCTATGAGCGCACAGGCCATCGCTATGAGCGGGACCACCCTGCACACAGCAGACATCGGAGGTGA
- the Ankrd65 gene encoding ankyrin repeat domain-containing protein 65 → MDSSRLEQELQWMELVWEEAPADKTEGPLTSQVWSTLFQAVWWGAPSLVMQLLRQGASVEERDHTGRTPLHLAVMRGHAPLVRLLLQRGSLAGAVDHTGRTPLHEAAWHGHSKVAELLLRRGASAVACSQTGLTPLHWAAALGRTLLVTCLMAAPGSGSAVKDLRGWTATHWAAACGQLPVLELLTVGGSVDLDSALLVSAVAGSASALQLLLALGAKVDALDSTGTTALGLAAGLGHHQDVEMLLDHGADPNIRDRNNLSALHRAATGGYLPVIQLLVAKGIEVDSRDSLGLTPLHYAARGGHVEAVSYLLDRGAQVNAAGWLHKTPLHLAVECGHSTTIELLLSQGANSTLRTQWGEMAQTL, encoded by the exons ATGGATTCCAGCAGGCTGGAGCAGGAACTGCAGTGGATGGAGCTGGTCTGGGAGGAGGCTCCAGCAGACAAGACAGAGGGACCTCTTACCTCCCAGGTCTGGAGTACTCTGTTCCAGGCAGTGTGGTGGGGTGCTCCCAGCCTGGTGATGCAGCTGCTGAGGCAAGGTGCCAGTGTGGAGGAGAG GGATCACACAGGTCGGACTCCGCTCCATCTGGCTGTGATGCGAGGCCACGCACCTCTTGTACGCCTACTGTTGCAGCGTGGGTCCCTGGCAGGCGCAGTTGACCACACAGGGCGCACACCGCTGCACGAGGCTGCCTGGCACGGGCACTCGAAAGTGGCGGAACTATTGCTGCGGCGTGGGGCCTCAGCAGTGGCATGCTCTCAAACGGGCCTCACGCCCCTGCACTGGGCAGCTGCGCTGGGCCGCACACTACTGGTTACATGCCTTATGGCTGCACCAGGTTCAGGTTCTGCTGTGAAAGACTTAAGAGGTTGGACAGCCACACACTGGGCAGCGGCGTGCGGGCAACTGCCGGTACTAGAGCTGCTGACTGTTGGAGGCAGCGTAGACCTGGACAGCGCCCTGCTGGTATCAGCGGTAGCTGGAAGTGCATCAGCCTTGCAGCTTCTCCTGGCACTGGGAGCAAAGGTGGATGCCCTGGACAGCACAGGAACCACTGCACTTGGCCTGGCGGCTGGCCTAGGCCATCACCAA gATGTTGAAATGCTGCTGGACCATGGGGCAGACCCAAATATCAGGGACAGGAACAACCTCTCTGCACTCCACAGGGCTGCCACCGGTGGATACCTGCCTGTTATACAGCTGCTGGTGGCCAAGGGCATTGAGGTAGATTCTCGAGACTCACTGGGCCTCACACCCCTGCACTATGCTGCTCGGGGAGGCCATGTAGAAGCTGTCAGTTATCTCCTGGACAGGGGTGCACAGGTCAATGCTGCTGGCTGGCTTCACAAGACCCCTCTGCACCTTGCTGTAGAGTGTGGCCACAGTACCACCATAGAGCTTTTGCTGAGCCAAGGAGCCAACTCTACCTTGAGGACACAGTGGGGTGAAATGGCCCAGACCCTATAG
- the Ccnl2 gene encoding cyclin-L2 isoform X2, whose product MAASAAGASVLAGPALAAGSSGSGGAVPGSQGVLIGDRLYSGVLITLENCLLPDDKLRFTPSMSSGLDIDTETGLRVVGCELIQAAGILLRLPQVAMATGQVLFQRFFYTKSFVKHSMEHVSMACVHLASKIEEAPRRIRDVINVFHRLRHLREKKKPVPLVLDQEYVNLKNQIIKAERRVLKELGFCVHVKHPHKIIVMYLQVLECERNQHLVQTAWNYMNDSLRTDVFVRFQPESIACACIYLAARTLEIPLPNRPHWFLLFGATEDEIQEICFKILQLYTRKKVDLTHLESEVEKRKHAIEEAKARARGLLPGSAPVLDSAAGFSPAPKLESPKEGKGNKSSPLSLKNAKRKVEGPKKAKADSPVNGLPKAHESRSQSRSREQSYSRSPSASPKRRKSGSASTSGGSKSQSRSRSRSDSPPRQVHRGAPYKGSEVRTSRKSKDCKYLTQKPHKSRSRSSSRSRSRSRERTDNSGKYKKKSHYYRDQRRERSRSYERTGHRYERDHPAHSRHRR is encoded by the exons ATGGCGGCGTCGGCAGCCGGGGCTTCGGTGTTGGCGGGTCCTGCGTTGGCGGCCGGCTCTTCCGGCTCGGGGGGAGCCGTCCCAGGGTCTCAGGGGGTACTGATCGGTGACAGGCTATACTCAGGCGTGCTCATCACTTTGGAGAACTGCCTGCTGCCCGACGACAAGCTTCGCTTCACGCCATCCATGTCGAGCGGTCTCGATATCGACACAGAGACCGGCCTCCGCGTGGTGGGCTGCGAGCTCATCCAGGCAGCCGGCATCCTGCTTCGCCTGCCGCAG GTGGCCATGGCTACAGGGCAGGTGTTGTTCCAGCGATTCTTTTATACTAAGTCCTTCGTGAAACATTCCATGGAG CATGTGTCCATGGCTTGTGTTCACCTGGCTTCCAAAATAGAAGAGGCTCCAAGACGAATCAGGGATGTCATCAATGTATTCCATCGCCTTCGGCATCTAAGAGAGAAAAA GAAACCTGTGCCTCTAGTGCTGGATCAAGAGTATGTTAATTTAAAGAACCAGATTATAAAGGCAGAAAGACGGGTTCTCAAGGAGCTGGGCTTTTGTGTCCATGTGAAGCACCCTCATAAG ATAATCGTTATGTACCTTCAGGTGTTAGAGTGTGAGCGTAATCAACACCTGGTCCAGACTGCATG GAACTACATGAATGACAGCCTTCGCACAGATGTCTTTGTGCGGTTCCAACCTGAGAGCATTGCTTGTGCCTGTATCTACCTCGCTGCCCGGACACTGGAG ATCCCTTTACCCAATCGTCCACattggtttcttttgtttggagcaactGAAGACGAAATTCAAGAAATTTGCTTTAAAATCCTGCAGCTTTATACACGGAAAAAG GTTGATTTGACACACCTAGAAAGTGAggtggaaaagagaaagcatgccATCGAAGAGGCCAAGGCACGAGCTAGGGGGCTGCTACCCGGGAGTGCTCCAGTTCTGGACAGTGCTGCAGGGTTCTCACCTGCTCCCAAGCTGG AATCTCCCAAAGAAGGTAAAGGAAACAAGTCTTCCCCACTCTCTTTGAAGAATGCCAAACGGAAAGTGGAGGGCCCAAAGAAAGCCAAGGCAGACAGCCCTGTGAATGG CTTGCCAAAAGCGCACGAGAGTCGAAGTCAGAGCAGGAGTCGTGAACAGAGCTACTCAAGATCCCCGTCTGCTTCTCCAAAGAGAAG GAAAAGTGGCAGCGCCTCTACCTCAGGGGGGTCCAAGTCACAGAGTCGTTCTCGGAGCCGCAGTGactctcctccaaggcaagtacACCGTGGTGCTCCCTACAAAGGCTCAGAAGTGAGGACCTCCCGGAAATCTAAGGACTGCAAGTACCTCACCCAGAAGCCACACAAGTCTCGTAGCCGAAGCTCCTCTCGTTCTCGAAGCCGGTCACGAGAGCGGACAGACAATTCTGGAAAATACAAGAAGAAAAGTCATTACTATAGAGATCAAAGACGAGAGCGTTCACGGTCCTATGAGCGCACAGGCCATCGCTATGAGCGGGACCACCCTGCACACAGCAGACATCGGAGGTGA
- the Ccnl2 gene encoding cyclin-L2 isoform X4, with product MAASAAGASVLAGPALAAGSSGSGGAVPGSQGVLIGDRLYSGVLITLENCLLPDDKLRFTPSMSSGLDIDTETGLRVVGCELIQAAGILLRLPQVAMATGQVLFQRFFYTKSFVKHSMEHVSMACVHLASKIEEAPRRIRDVINVFHRLRHLREKKKPVPLVLDQEYVNLKNQIIKAERRVLKELGFCVHVKHPHKIIVMYLQVLECERNQHLVQTAWVASEGK from the exons ATGGCGGCGTCGGCAGCCGGGGCTTCGGTGTTGGCGGGTCCTGCGTTGGCGGCCGGCTCTTCCGGCTCGGGGGGAGCCGTCCCAGGGTCTCAGGGGGTACTGATCGGTGACAGGCTATACTCAGGCGTGCTCATCACTTTGGAGAACTGCCTGCTGCCCGACGACAAGCTTCGCTTCACGCCATCCATGTCGAGCGGTCTCGATATCGACACAGAGACCGGCCTCCGCGTGGTGGGCTGCGAGCTCATCCAGGCAGCCGGCATCCTGCTTCGCCTGCCGCAG GTGGCCATGGCTACAGGGCAGGTGTTGTTCCAGCGATTCTTTTATACTAAGTCCTTCGTGAAACATTCCATGGAG CATGTGTCCATGGCTTGTGTTCACCTGGCTTCCAAAATAGAAGAGGCTCCAAGACGAATCAGGGATGTCATCAATGTATTCCATCGCCTTCGGCATCTAAGAGAGAAAAA GAAACCTGTGCCTCTAGTGCTGGATCAAGAGTATGTTAATTTAAAGAACCAGATTATAAAGGCAGAAAGACGGGTTCTCAAGGAGCTGGGCTTTTGTGTCCATGTGAAGCACCCTCATAAG ATAATCGTTATGTACCTTCAGGTGTTAGAGTGTGAGCGTAATCAACACCTGGTCCAGACTGCATG GGTAGCCTCTGAGGGTAAGTGA
- the Tmem88b gene encoding transmembrane protein 88B: MSEQQERETEEDEGGTSDTAPMLPRRRSTDYHISILVCPGWPVLATQGLRILLLPGRALVGFLFHLLLPGTVFLLVLLPAAAIVYLGFLCHSRVHPAPGPRCRALLSDRGSAALIVLGFLSLPPLLVLASAARSLLARRLRPVLPTPARAPEPPRCSEEGLAGDRPDEEKQLCAWV; this comes from the exons ATGAGTGAGCAGCAGGAAAGGGAGACAGAAGAGGATGAAGGAGGTACTTCAGACACAGCACCCATGCTACCCCGAAGAAGGTCTACTGACTACCATATCTCAATCCTGGTATGCCCAGGGTGGCCTGTCCTGGCCACCCAAGGCCTCAGGATCCTGTTGCTGCCTGGCCGGGCTCTGGTTGGGTTCCTGTTCCAtctgctgctacctgggacagtCTTCCTGCTGGTGTTGCTGCCAGCAGCTGCCATTGTCTACCTGGGATTCCTGTGCCACTCAAGG GTTCATCCAGCCCCGGGGCCACGGTGCCGAGCGCTGCTCTCAGACCGCGGCTCTGCAGCGCTCATCGTGCTGGGATTCCTCTCCCTGCCGCCGCTTCTGGTGCTCGCCTCCGCCGCCCGCTCCCTCCTGGCCCGGCGACTACGCCCTGTGCTGCCTACCCCCGCCAGGGCCCCTGAACCGCCGAGATGCAGCGAAGAGGGTCTGGCGGGCGACCGCCCTGATGAAGAGAAACAACTCTGTGCCTGGGTCTGA